cagtttaatgcactaattcaatcttaaatatctctaattatatataataaaaaataaaaaaattgatattaagtaataatttttgcaatgagaaaaatcaaataagatctcacttaactatattttaacttataaattaaaaattaatcacaaattaaaaataataaataaatagtgttaaatATTACAACTAATTTAAAACGTTGGAAGtacaacacttttttttttacttgacaaaatttcaaaattatgtaTATATCCTACTTTTTAAGTATCCTTATGAGTGTTAGGATTCTTGATGATAAAGACACATTATAATTGTTAGGATCTTTCATCATGTATTGACTAAGTCATTTAACTTCAGATCATAttgttatattaatttataatgttTTATATTGCTAACATATAGaatatagattttatatattttccaaTCTATATATGTTTATAGTTTCCGCATAGAATACCTAAAAAATCTCGTCATCTCGTCATGACTTCTGAAATGCATTTTAGTGAACTCCATTGTACTCCACTAATCTCCCTTTCCTATACTttaaatttagaaatttttaCATGATAACCTTAATTATCGTCTTTTCTACGTGGTagacaaacatttttttaatccaCGTGGTAACATTTAACTTTCAACTTTTCCACATGGTACAGATCAGATGAAAgtgtttttgttaactttacgctATTTTTTCCGAACATAATgatcttttttcaaaaaaaacgtCGCAATCACCCTAATTGGCTACATATTTCGTAAACCAGTCGAAATGAGTactaaatttaacaaaatatttaatattttatttattacatgaaaaaaattaaaaactcgaTGTCACCACGTAATTTATTGTCTATCacataaaaaaaccaaaaactcaaaattaccatacgaaacttttttttaaattttaagagcCATCATTTCAAGAAGGAAAACATACCATATGGGATAACATCATGTCGTTACCAAGACTAGTCCTACAAGATTAAGACAGCCTAAAACTAAAAGTTGGGGCTGAATTTGGTTGGATTGGGTTGGGTATACGCTATCACAATAAATCGAGTAGCCAAATTAGTTATTACTCGCTCTTTATCGGATAATTTGCATCAAGGagaaaattgttattttttaagaaaaaagtagataatggtaataaatgaagagaaaaaaaatgaattgtatgtattaaattaaaaaagggTTGAAATGTAAAGTacggatgagattaaaaaaagtgatagagcattatccaaaaataaaaatgatgcaaattaaatgagacaaatcaaaattaaaaaaactgcaAATTTAATAGGACGGAAAAAGTGCTTACTACTATACTTTTTCCTAAATTTCCCCTTTTAATAAGAAAGTCTTTTTAAATGGGGCAAATTTAAATAGACAGGACAAATTCAAAGAGATAGATAAATTAGTTTCCTCTACATATGTCAttctttctttctttgcttGTTACTGTGTACGTGTTGAGTTTGAGTGAGGGAAACTAAAAAATGGTGACAGAATTAGCTCAAGAAAATATTGAGTCCAAGCAATTAGCTCATGGAAATGATAAAGAAATCAAGCAAAATTCAGAACAACATAAATTATTGCTCTTGAGATCTTTAATTGAATCTAAAGATCCCTCTGCTAAGGTTCTTATTCTctcttttgtatttttttttttacaaaaattcgttcattttatttcttgtttaatttgcatctaattttttattttgagaactGCAAATTAGATGGGCAGAGGGATTACTAGAGTAGATTAGTAAGCTCTCCTTCCCTTGATAGTTTAATTTTGCATCTCAAATGGAGACATTCATAATTTATATGGAAAATATACActtggagtatttttttttttttggaaaacatGGTTGTTGACAATCATGGTcattatctcaaaaaaaaaataaaaaaatcatggtCTTGGAAGATTTTGGGTATCCAAAATATTCACAACTACACAAGATCCCAAAGATATAAaacttatactccctcctatttagtgtcccattttcttttatggtcaagtcaccttaattgtctcatttctatttttggtatgggttttaaactttttagtagctttatcctattttcaattataccctccattactcataccaattttcctcccttacattaaaaatccataatatTACTCTCTTTCCTATTCTTAGGGTTCCACTTTTGACTCTTCTTAAAAtctgtgaaaagtcaaatgggacttctaaggtgaataggaggaagtaatatttaatgatatataatataatattcttcaaatataaatgataataaaactgCTTTTGTGAGATATCCTCTCCTAATTAGACAATCTCAAAATAAGATGTTTATATgttaataatttgtaatattaacTATTTAACTCATGTATGAGGAGTGTCTCACTGTAagacaatctcatacaaaaatttatacAATTGTATAAGGTAGACTGAGGAAAGAAAATGGCTAGGAAAGAAACAAGGAGAATTGAACCACCCCAGAGAAAAGTGATACACGCTCAAATTTAGACAAAATCAATCCTCGTTTAAAAGGGTCGTGTATAacaaaaatacacaataattaTGTAGGCCTTGTTTAACTTACTTTTAAAGATATTTTAAGgcctaaaaacaaataaaacataaacaatataaactaatatttgATGGCCCTTAATTTACGGGGCAAAATACGGTCAAATAAATTACATATGTCTAAAATTACCTCTAACTAAATTACATTTCTTATCATTATCATATGATTGTACACACATCCATTTGTTAAAATTAGCACTTAAATACGTTTTTTCCTTTGAACATGAACATGGATCAGGATGCAGATGACTTAATGTTGAGGAGATTCTTAAGAGCCCGTGAGCTTGATGTAAACAAGGCATGTGGGATGTTCTTGAAGTATCTTAAATGGAGACGTACATTTGTACCTAATGGTCATATCTCTGAGACAGAGATAGAGTATGATCTTGCGGCCAACAAAATGTTTCTACAAGGGTTCGATAAGCAAGGACGACCAATCAATGTGGTCATGGGTAGTAGACATTTTCAAAATCCTAAACCAGGGGGCCTAGATGAGTTCAAGCGtatgttctttttcttcattaCATACTATATACTTGGATACATTGAAGGAGAGTATATGTAGATGCACCAATTCAGGTGTTAGCTTGAGCTTTGTTATTAATGTCAAGGAATACAACTctactaaaagcttaagctttagttgagttggtttcataatatggtatcagagccagcaACTATCCCTCATTagaagtggaatatttagcagcAGATGTATGAAGAGGGTATGTGCTGTATTCACACTTCTAGCCTCAATGGGCTTTCGTGAGAGGGGGCGTGTTAAAATATATAGCATATCATGTGGCCTCAactattagcttaaacttttggtttagTTGGTTTCTTGAAATGGTATCAAAAGCCAACATGACAAAAAGTTCAAGGGTTCGAATCTAATATGTGTTAGGAGTATACAACATATCTAAGGCCTCAATCACcggtttaaacttttggttgaattgttTTTTAACAAGTAAAAGGTTATGAGTTTTTTAGTTTGAGTTAAACGCTAAACAACCTTATCAAATACTTGTACACTATCATAGTTCTTCATTTTGTCTGCTGTATCAACTCTGTCAAAGCATGTCTCTTATTTTTCACTGATTTTGTGGTCGGGTTTTACAGGTTTTTGTGTGTATTCTCTTGACAAAATATGCTCAAGGTTCGAGTCTGATCCACATTTATTTGCATACTAacatgaaattatttgatcaatTACAATCGCCTGACTAAACCGTATCATTATATACTAAAACAGGATGCCGGAAGGGCAGGAAAAATATTTAGGAATTGCAGATCTTAGTGGATGGGGATATTCTAACAGTGATATCCGCGCATATGTAGGGGTTCTCGCAATTCTTCAGGTATAGACTATAGAGTGTTCATTTTCAAGAAAGTTGCTACTTGATTTCAGGCTTCCCAACCACGGTTGAGTTTGCTGATACGCTCTCATTTTGCAGGATTGCTACCCTGAAAGATTAGGGAAGTTGTTGATTGTACACGCCCCAAGACTTTTTATGACAGTGTGGAAGATTGTCTACCCGTTCATCGACGAAAAAACCAAGACCAAGGTGAAGTTATTGTACCCGTACTAGCTTGCACGGTTACCTGTCTAGCTATCACGATGAGTCCATTTGATCTTTCTCGGATTTGTAGTATAATCACTTGCCCAACGCTAATAGAGTATATGAGATATCATAGTGCTACAACCATCAGCTTTAGTATTTAGTTGAAATAATTCCTTTACGTGgtattaaatattaatgtgACAAAAGAAATATCGTAATTTGTACCCCCACACTTCTATTCTAAAGGATTATCGTGTAAGGGGTTGTTACGAATAGAGTATACCATATCATAAACCTATAGTTGTcggcttaagcttttagttgagatGATTTATTGACAAATACATTacctaaattttaatttctccCACTACAGATAGTATTTGTGGAGGATCGGAACCTGAAATCAACATTACTAGAAGACATTGATGAGAGTCAACTCCCAGAAATTTATGGAGGCAAAATGACCCTTGTTCCCATTCAAGAGGCTTGATTATCAATCCTATAACAATCAATAAGAAGTTATCATCCGAATATATTCTATTATGTGCAGTTGGCAATTAGTTGTTGGCCGttaatgaattaattatatttatagctAATGATGGATTATGgaatgatgatgaggatgataGGACTTTATGAAGTGTGATTGTATGAGTATATTTATCATAGTTATTAATGGATGATAATCATCATGTATTAGTACTTCCTACTTACCACATGAGATGAAATATATAGCCTTATCAGTTGCCATAAGTTTTAACATGAACAAACGTGTAGTCACAAATTGTATGTTACACTCATTATATTGTTCACCTAACAACATCTTTCAAGGAAAATTTTGTATTTAGTACTCGCTTTATTTCACCCTAAGTCTTGAGACTTATTAtctataatattaaatataatttaaaattataaaaagttaatactgATAATTTATGCATTAAGATGAagcaaaaaaaagattttacttgactatgatttaacttataataaaatataaattacaagtgattgataaatattgtaaaaaaaaatgagacattttatATGGAGCTAGTATTAGCTCATTTAAAGTACAGTAAATATATTACACTGAGCAACTCTTGTGAGAGGTTGTCTCACGTTGTGATGTGTTAATACAAAGTCCAAActcaataaattaatatttttatatcaaaAGTGTTATTTTTAACGTCGAAAATGATGTGCTGaatattaaacaattaaaaataagtattttaagtATAAAAGTTAGGagcttaatattttttaaaatgcttATGGTCCCCGTATTTTTTCCATTAGTTTTATCATtcgataaaatattattttcactCACTACAACATAACTTGCTTTTAGTGGAAAtgtgggatatatttagcgacatttaatttaaatgtcgctacttcaaatttctaatagtatatatagaggatttagtgacatttattagactttttaccagcataataaaaaatcacactaaagctttttgcgaaataggatctagtgacatttttcATAAATGCCACTATTGACTATAGtaataattacatatgtcattaaaaatcaaataaagtgtcactaaatcactttatagtggaacttaagatgcaaacaaataattattacactaaaaatataaatcagtggcattttttttaaatgccaCTAAATTCAGTGTCGCGAAAAGTTAAGTTTGTTGTAGTGActatctttccttattattgtCTAATTTGTTccatgaaaatatttatttcaatgGTTAAGAGTATAATTTCTAAACAAGAGAATAATAGCTTTGGCGCCCTTTAACATATGATAGGTATTTGATTCTTAtatataaaaaggaaatttcGCTCTCCTATCTAGTAAGTGGCGGATCCAGGGTTTAGAGTTTCCTAGGGCACTAACGAATGGACAAAGTTTTGACAAAATTTCGTTtgcataatgaacaataaaatattttttatttcggcAAAAAAGTTGTAGAAGCGCAATAATCACAAGACAAAGCCAAAGCGCAATAATCTCAAGACAAggccaaaattttttttagaatgttGTTTCTTGTAAATTTTGACATATACATAGAACCAACACCATTAAAACTCgcaaatttatgatttttttttcaaattgcccaacaaaatcaaaaatctaaattttttttatttttattttttgttttttttgcaaattttggAGTTACATTTGCAACGAAGCTAGTATTATGATAAGGATTTACTCATCCATCAGCCTATTTTTCTATTTGAAGTGGATGGAACAACATtctaaaaaaatcaagaaacaacattttacaaaaaaaatcaagaaacaagattagaacaacaagattaataatttaagatcaaaagaagattaaagattagaacataaagataaagattaagattaggagtgaaaatactttaaaaaaataaaattttaatttttagggtttttgtaaagaaaagaaGACTGTCAATTGTGAGGCGTGAGCAGCGAAGCGCAAGCACCCAACTCTAGCAGCGTCTGACACCAGTTACATCGGCGACAGGTTGTGATGGATTGCCTGAGGCAGCAGGAGGCTGTGGTGTCTGACAGTGGCAACGTGAGTAgagtttttttaggtttttttgaGTAGAGAGAAGGGAGAGTAATTTAGAGTTTTGACTTTTGAATGTCTAAAATTACtgaaaattttgtttgaaatgAGACCccctaaaattaattttatttattttgcccAAGGCACATGCCCCGGGAGCCCATACGTAGATCCGCCCATAGTATCAACTATAAGGTAAGCCTAGccgaaatcaataaaatatatactctcTATGTTACTCTTAGTTTTTACCATAGGCGTACAATTTAAAGaactttcatattttttaattatataatactttCTCATcggaaatataaaatatattcggAGTATTTACGAAAATCTTAAGCTATAATATCAAGAAAGAGATATCCTTCGATCCTAGCATTTATTTTGAAAGGGAAACCCATAAAGATGTGTAATCTTTGTggccaacaaaaataattagtCCTATTTACAACTTGCATTGGAGGCATTTGTTAAAACCACACGTTAATACACATGCTATTAATAAATATGGTTAGGTGTAtattaatatttcaataacaaatcaataGCTTAGACTTTATTACACCACATTCATACTATCATATCTTGTTTcagttaaataataattattatttttataaaaaatttgagatttaattttaattttattttttccttctcttagcctattttataataaaaaattaaaattatattaaaaagcaaaatttactTATAAAATTTGTACCTTTAGGTATTCTCTTAAAAAATTTTACCGTttgattatttttcaaaaattcgacCTTTacttcaattttctttttaatgagTTTCTGACTCATGATCTTGATAAATCGGTtactttttgaattattttttaatatttttaagtaaaattaaaataaaattaaagaaaacccGACTTACCTGGGTGGGGGAGTTGGGGAGGGTGTCTTGGTATAGGGGTTTGCCGGTCTAGGTTGGGGGAGGGTGGCCCTAGGATGAGGGATTTGGTGGTGGCTGCCTGACTGGTGGGGAAGGTGGAGGAGGGAGGGTTCGGTTAGtagatttttctcttttttatttttttgattaaaataacataaccaATTATAGGAAGATATGtggcattttttaaaaaaattgaaaaatcgatTGCAACAGCCAACATGTAAAGGAGAGAGGAaattccttttaaaaaaaaaattgatgcaAAGGTagagt
This Amaranthus tricolor cultivar Red isolate AtriRed21 chromosome 13, ASM2621246v1, whole genome shotgun sequence DNA region includes the following protein-coding sequences:
- the LOC130798350 gene encoding CRAL-TRIO domain-containing protein YKL091C-like, with the translated sequence MVTELAQENIESKQLAHGNDKEIKQNSEQHKLLLLRSLIESKDPSAKDADDLMLRRFLRARELDVNKACGMFLKYLKWRRTFVPNGHISETEIEYDLAANKMFLQGFDKQGRPINVVMGSRHFQNPKPGGLDEFKRFCVYSLDKICSRMPEGQEKYLGIADLSGWGYSNSDIRAYVGVLAILQDCYPERLGKLLIVHAPRLFMTVWKIVYPFIDEKTKTKIVFVEDRNLKSTLLEDIDESQLPEIYGGKMTLVPIQEA